A window of Halomonas sp. GFAJ-1 contains these coding sequences:
- a CDS encoding ABC transporter ATP-binding protein has protein sequence MLAIQGMVVQRGQGTQAHKIRLPKLCLSPGECLAITGPSGCGKSTLLEAVGLLLAPSALEHFILGKAQHDVATLWRNHEQGELAKLRARDIGFVLQNGGLLPFLNVADNIALPRRLQGLPNKSDRVEQAVERLGLTLLMDKRPAMLSIGERQRVAFVRALAHEPHLLLADEPTAALDPHSAHGLFALFMEVVEELQLAALVVSHDWDLVQTFGLARFDAITLKGETVFEPRN, from the coding sequence ATGTTGGCGATACAGGGCATGGTGGTGCAGCGTGGTCAAGGCACGCAAGCACATAAAATACGCTTGCCAAAATTATGCCTATCACCAGGTGAGTGCTTGGCGATTACCGGCCCTAGTGGGTGTGGAAAAAGCACCTTATTAGAAGCGGTGGGGCTGCTTTTGGCACCCAGCGCGCTTGAGCATTTTATTCTGGGGAAAGCACAGCACGACGTTGCAACGCTTTGGCGTAATCACGAGCAAGGTGAACTGGCTAAGCTTCGTGCACGTGATATAGGGTTTGTGCTGCAAAACGGTGGGTTACTGCCGTTTTTAAATGTGGCTGACAATATTGCCCTGCCGCGTCGTCTGCAGGGGTTGCCCAATAAAAGCGATCGTGTTGAGCAAGCCGTCGAACGCCTGGGTTTAACGCTGCTGATGGATAAACGTCCGGCAATGCTTTCCATTGGTGAGCGTCAACGGGTCGCTTTTGTGCGTGCTTTGGCACACGAGCCACATCTGTTATTGGCTGATGAACCCACCGCCGCACTTGACCCTCATAGCGCGCATGGGCTCTTTGCACTGTTTATGGAAGTAGTGGAAGAGCTACAGCTTGCCGCGCTAGTCGTCTCTCATGACTGGGATCTCGTTCAGACATTCGGTTTAGCGCGCTTTGATGCCATCACGTTAAAAGGGGAGACCGTCTTTGAACCCCGCAACTAA